One window of the Lysobacter sp. S4-A87 genome contains the following:
- a CDS encoding alpha/beta hydrolase-fold protein, with protein MRARAALAALALTASFAMAAHAEPVRVQLQAPAFAPEQVKVAVYLPPGYDEASDRRYRVLYINDGQDMAAVGLESTLSRLYADDAIEPVIVVAIDMLSDRMGTYGLSDRAAGASLPGTSRFGPIGARAHEYAQWLATTLVPYVDSHYRTRVQASDRTMLGWSLGALQAFDMGWQYPDLFARVGAFSPSFWLPPLQPGGDDRLAQGQVERGPKRDGLRMFIAVGSAEETDDRDHDGVFDALDDALTLIRGGRDGARDLRGLAGSGYPVSLAYAPCRQRTDIDFFLLDDGRHNQASWARMLPVFLHWAYATPAASAMPRCREYLAAPAIPEVAAP; from the coding sequence ATGCGAGCGCGAGCTGCCCTTGCCGCGCTCGCGTTGACGGCATCGTTCGCCATGGCGGCGCATGCCGAACCCGTGCGCGTGCAGCTCCAGGCACCGGCCTTCGCGCCCGAGCAGGTGAAGGTCGCCGTGTACCTGCCGCCGGGTTACGACGAAGCAAGCGACCGGCGCTATCGCGTCCTCTATATCAATGACGGCCAGGACATGGCGGCCGTCGGCCTCGAGTCCACGCTGTCGCGCCTGTACGCAGACGACGCGATCGAACCGGTGATCGTGGTCGCCATCGACATGCTCAGCGACCGCATGGGCACCTACGGACTGTCCGACCGCGCAGCCGGCGCCAGCTTGCCCGGCACGTCGCGCTTCGGGCCGATCGGCGCGCGCGCGCATGAATACGCGCAATGGCTGGCAACCACGCTCGTGCCCTACGTCGACAGTCACTACCGAACGCGTGTGCAGGCTTCCGACCGCACCATGCTCGGCTGGTCACTGGGTGCCTTGCAGGCATTCGACATGGGCTGGCAGTACCCCGACCTGTTCGCGCGCGTGGGCGCGTTCTCGCCGTCATTCTGGCTGCCGCCGCTGCAGCCTGGCGGCGATGATCGCCTCGCGCAGGGGCAGGTCGAGCGCGGCCCCAAGCGCGATGGCCTGCGCATGTTCATCGCCGTGGGCAGCGCCGAAGAGACCGACGACCGTGATCACGACGGTGTGTTCGATGCCCTCGACGATGCCTTGACGCTGATCCGCGGCGGCCGCGATGGCGCGCGCGACCTGCGCGGCCTCGCCGGTTCGGGCTACCCGGTGTCACTGGCGTATGCGCCGTGCCGCCAGCGCACCGACATCGATTTCTTCCTGCTCGACGACGGTCGCCACAACCAGGCGTCGTGGGCGCGCATGCTGCCGGTGTTCCTGCACTGGGCCTACGCCACGCCCGCGGCCAGCGCGATGCCGCGCTGTCGCGAATACCTGGCGGCACCGGCTATCCCGGAGGTTGCGGCGCCCTAG
- a CDS encoding alpha-glucosidase family protein — protein sequence MPPNSAAWWRGAVIYQIYPRSFLDTNGDGVGDLPGIIERLDYVASLGVDAIWISPFFKSPMADFGYDIADYRDVDPLFGTLDDFDRLLAKAHSLGIRVMIDQVLSHTSVEHAWFKESRESRDNARADWYVWADARPDGTPPNNWLSLFGGVAWRWEPRRGQYFLHNFLSSQPDLNFHNPAVREATLDNVKFWLDRGVDGLRLDAINFCFHDQQLRDNPPKPAELRTGRGFSPDNPYAFQYHHYNNTQPQNLDFLEDLRALLDRYPGATTLGEISSEDSLATMGEYVNEQRLHMGYSFELLTDDFSAAYIRGTVEDLEAKMTRGWPCWAISNHDVRRAVTRWGGDDAPDDLAKQLVALVCSLRGSVCLYQGEELGLTEAEVPFESLQDPYGIAFWPNFKGRDGCRTPMPWNGGTHSGFSDGKPWLPVAATHSARSVAVQDAQADSVLNGVRHLMRWRKAHPALVAGDIAFLDAPEPVLAFTRGSDDESLLVVFNLSAQPQQWTLPAQLGALVAVDDHGLLAGRIEAGRLQLPAHAVFFSRIG from the coding sequence ATGCCCCCTAACAGCGCAGCATGGTGGCGCGGCGCGGTGATCTACCAGATCTACCCGCGCAGCTTCCTTGACACCAATGGCGACGGCGTCGGCGACCTGCCCGGCATCATCGAGCGGCTGGACTATGTCGCCAGCCTCGGCGTCGATGCGATCTGGATCTCGCCGTTCTTCAAATCGCCGATGGCCGACTTCGGTTACGACATCGCCGATTACCGCGACGTCGACCCGCTGTTCGGCACGCTCGACGACTTCGACCGCCTGCTGGCCAAGGCGCACTCGCTCGGCATCCGGGTGATGATCGACCAGGTGCTCAGCCACACCTCGGTCGAGCACGCTTGGTTCAAGGAGAGCCGCGAGAGCCGCGACAACGCCCGCGCCGACTGGTACGTGTGGGCCGACGCCAGGCCCGACGGCACCCCGCCCAACAACTGGCTGTCGCTGTTCGGCGGCGTCGCCTGGCGCTGGGAACCGCGCCGCGGCCAGTACTTCCTGCACAACTTCCTGTCGTCGCAGCCGGACCTCAACTTCCACAACCCGGCGGTGCGCGAAGCGACGCTGGACAATGTGAAATTCTGGCTCGACCGCGGCGTCGACGGCCTGCGCCTGGACGCGATCAACTTCTGCTTCCACGACCAGCAGCTGCGCGACAACCCGCCCAAGCCGGCGGAACTGCGCACGGGTCGCGGCTTCAGCCCGGACAACCCGTACGCGTTCCAGTACCACCACTACAACAACACGCAGCCGCAGAACCTCGACTTCCTCGAGGACCTGCGCGCCCTGCTCGACCGCTACCCGGGCGCGACCACGCTGGGCGAGATCTCCTCGGAGGACTCGCTGGCAACGATGGGCGAGTACGTCAACGAGCAGCGCCTGCACATGGGCTACAGCTTCGAGCTGCTGACCGACGACTTCAGCGCCGCCTACATCCGCGGCACGGTCGAGGACCTGGAAGCGAAGATGACCCGCGGCTGGCCGTGCTGGGCGATCTCCAACCACGATGTTCGCCGCGCAGTGACGCGCTGGGGCGGCGACGACGCGCCCGACGACCTGGCCAAGCAGCTGGTGGCGCTGGTGTGCTCGCTGCGCGGCTCGGTCTGCCTGTACCAGGGCGAGGAACTGGGGCTGACCGAAGCGGAGGTTCCGTTCGAATCGCTGCAGGATCCCTACGGCATCGCGTTCTGGCCAAACTTCAAGGGCCGCGATGGCTGCCGCACGCCGATGCCGTGGAACGGTGGCACGCATTCAGGCTTCAGCGACGGCAAGCCGTGGCTGCCGGTGGCCGCCACGCACAGCGCGCGCAGCGTTGCCGTGCAGGATGCGCAGGCCGATTCGGTGCTCAACGGCGTCCGCCACCTGATGCGCTGGCGCAAGGCGCACCCGGCACTCGTTGCCGGCGACATCGCCTTCCTCGATGCGCCCGAGCCGGTGCTGGCCTTCACCCGCGGCAGCGACGACGAATCGTTGCTGGTGGTGTTCAACCTGTCGGCACAGCCGCAGCAGTGGACACTGCCGGCGCAGCTGGGCGCGCTGGTGGCTGTCGACGATCACGGCCTGCTGGCCGGACGGATCGAAGCGGGACGGCTGCAGCTGCCTGCGCACGCGGTCTTCTTCTCGCGGATTGGCTGA
- a CDS encoding TonB-dependent receptor, translating to MLIAAGAQAQETGQPGTPGQDATTLDSVVVTGIRAGIESSISTKKDSTSIVEAISAEDIGKLPDISIAESIARLPGLAAQRVAGRAQVISVRGLSPDFATTLLNGREVVSTGDNRSVEFDQYPSELFNGVTVYKTPDASLVGQGLSATIDMQTVRPLSFSEPVAVFGARYQKNSLGSAADSDGDGNRINASYIGQFLDNTLGFSIGYSHLETPIQEEQVGLYEPWQAVQDGWRPGVAGGTFYSDGIKALRRTGYAERDGVMATVQYRPSNDWTSTLDVFHTEAEQVDTANQFEVNLSGYNGGYTPGLNITGAQINGNNTFVGGSASGVYPLVRGMYNKREDEINAFGWNNDFAVGNARVNADLSYSKASRDELSLENNTQRLPAPQLDTVNLGYSNGNFSQLAPGLDYSDPSTLYLTNTIYGSGYGKVPSVDDELKGARVVVSLPGPTSWGWLSNIDLGLNYADREKQKTQPEGNINICSGCDTTIASDLQFDPVNLGFAGIGYIPAWNVPGAVGRYMTFNPVSDLSYLVSKAWTVNEKITTGYVQADIDTEWGSVGVRGNVGVQIQHTDQSSNANYWDGTVPGGGAPKPFEDGTTYTDVLPSLNLAFSFAHDQTLRVALARQVARARVDDMRASLEFGVDTSTGKPGASGGNPRLDPWRANAFDVSYEKYFGDNRAYVAAAYFYKDLRSYIYKQTQDGYDFSSFVADYVPPPGGVPAQTTGNFTAPYNGQGGMLQGLELSASLPLDMLWEPLEGFGIVANASFNDSDIEIVDPDSASSVGSQPITLPGLSDEVYSFTAYFERGGFEARVSQRWRSDFIGEIGNFNGNRTLRYVVGDDQLDAQISYEFGDGTMSGLSLYLQGSNLTNSAYQTYASTKDRPLEYIEWGRTYLVGASYKF from the coding sequence ATGCTGATCGCCGCAGGCGCCCAGGCGCAGGAAACCGGCCAGCCGGGCACACCGGGCCAGGACGCCACGACGCTGGACTCGGTCGTCGTCACCGGCATCCGCGCCGGTATCGAAAGCTCCATCTCGACCAAGAAGGATTCGACCTCGATCGTCGAAGCCATCTCGGCCGAAGACATCGGCAAGCTGCCTGACATCAGCATCGCCGAATCCATCGCACGCCTGCCCGGCCTGGCCGCCCAGCGCGTGGCCGGCCGCGCCCAGGTCATCAGCGTCCGCGGCCTGTCGCCCGACTTCGCCACCACGCTGCTCAACGGCCGCGAAGTGGTCAGCACCGGCGACAACCGCAGCGTCGAGTTCGACCAGTACCCGTCGGAGCTGTTCAACGGCGTGACCGTGTACAAGACCCCCGACGCATCGCTGGTCGGCCAGGGCCTGTCGGCCACCATCGACATGCAGACCGTGCGCCCGCTGAGCTTCAGCGAGCCGGTCGCGGTCTTCGGTGCGCGCTACCAGAAGAACTCGCTGGGTTCGGCTGCCGACAGCGACGGCGACGGCAACCGCATCAACGCCAGCTATATCGGCCAGTTCCTCGACAACACCCTGGGCTTCTCGATCGGCTACTCGCACCTTGAGACGCCGATCCAGGAAGAGCAGGTCGGCCTGTACGAGCCGTGGCAGGCCGTCCAGGACGGATGGCGTCCGGGCGTGGCCGGCGGCACGTTCTACTCCGACGGCATCAAGGCCCTGCGCCGCACCGGCTATGCCGAGCGTGACGGCGTCATGGCGACCGTGCAGTACCGCCCGTCCAACGACTGGACGAGCACGCTGGACGTGTTCCATACCGAGGCCGAGCAGGTCGACACCGCCAACCAGTTCGAGGTCAACCTCAGCGGTTACAACGGCGGCTACACCCCGGGCCTGAACATCACCGGTGCGCAGATCAACGGCAACAACACCTTCGTCGGCGGCAGCGCCAGCGGCGTGTATCCGCTGGTGCGCGGCATGTACAACAAGCGCGAGGACGAGATCAACGCGTTTGGCTGGAACAACGACTTCGCCGTGGGCAATGCCCGCGTCAACGCCGACCTCAGCTACTCCAAGGCCAGCCGCGACGAGCTGAGCCTGGAAAACAACACCCAGCGCCTGCCCGCGCCGCAGCTCGACACGGTCAACCTGGGTTACAGCAACGGCAACTTCTCGCAGCTGGCACCGGGCCTGGACTACTCCGACCCGAGCACGCTGTACCTGACCAACACGATCTACGGTTCCGGTTACGGCAAGGTGCCCAGCGTCGATGACGAGCTCAAGGGTGCGCGTGTGGTGGTTTCGCTGCCGGGTCCGACGTCGTGGGGCTGGCTGTCGAACATCGACCTCGGCCTGAACTATGCCGATCGCGAGAAGCAGAAGACCCAGCCGGAAGGCAACATCAACATCTGCAGTGGATGCGACACCACGATCGCCTCTGACTTGCAGTTCGATCCCGTCAACCTGGGCTTCGCCGGCATCGGCTACATTCCGGCGTGGAATGTCCCGGGCGCGGTCGGTCGTTACATGACCTTCAATCCGGTCTCCGACCTGTCGTACCTGGTGTCGAAGGCCTGGACGGTCAACGAGAAGATCACCACCGGCTACGTGCAGGCCGACATCGACACCGAGTGGGGTTCGGTCGGTGTCCGCGGCAACGTCGGCGTGCAGATCCAGCACACCGACCAGTCGTCGAACGCGAATTACTGGGACGGCACGGTACCCGGCGGTGGAGCACCCAAGCCGTTCGAGGACGGCACGACCTACACCGACGTTCTGCCGAGCCTGAACCTGGCGTTCTCGTTCGCGCACGACCAGACCCTGCGTGTCGCCCTGGCCCGCCAGGTCGCCCGCGCCCGCGTGGACGACATGCGCGCTTCGCTGGAGTTCGGCGTCGACACCTCGACCGGCAAGCCCGGCGCGAGCGGCGGCAACCCGCGCCTGGATCCGTGGCGTGCCAATGCGTTCGACGTGTCATACGAGAAGTACTTCGGCGACAATCGTGCCTACGTTGCGGCGGCGTACTTCTACAAGGATCTGCGCAGCTACATCTACAAGCAGACGCAGGACGGCTACGACTTCAGCAGCTTCGTCGCCGACTACGTGCCGCCGCCGGGTGGCGTGCCGGCCCAGACCACGGGCAACTTCACTGCGCCTTACAACGGCCAGGGCGGCATGCTGCAGGGCCTGGAGCTGAGTGCTTCGCTGCCGCTGGACATGCTGTGGGAGCCGCTGGAAGGCTTCGGCATCGTCGCCAACGCCAGCTTCAACGACAGCGACATCGAGATCGTCGATCCGGACAGCGCGAGCAGCGTCGGTTCGCAGCCGATCACGCTGCCGGGCCTGTCGGACGAGGTGTACAGCTTCACGGCGTATTTCGAGCGCGGCGGTTTCGAGGCCCGCGTGAGCCAGCGCTGGCGTTCGGACTTCATCGGTGAGATCGGCAACTTCAACGGCAATCGCACGCTGCGTTACGTGGTGGGCGACGACCAGCTGGATGCGCAGATCAGCTATGAGTTCGGTGACGGGACGATGTCGGGCCTGAGCCTGTACCTGCAGGGCAGCAACCTGACCAACTCGGCCTACCAGACCTACGCCAGCACCAAGGATCGTCCGCTCGAGTACATCGAGTGGGGCCGCACCTACCTGGTCGGCGCGTCGTACAAGTTCTGA